A window from Magnolia sinica isolate HGM2019 unplaced genomic scaffold, MsV1 ctg59, whole genome shotgun sequence encodes these proteins:
- the LOC131236383 gene encoding MDIS1-interacting receptor like kinase 2-like — protein MDISDNMLFGELSPNWGECQNLTKLQLSGNMITGRIPPEIGQLTQLSVLGLSSNHLVGEIPKEFGRLTSLFNLTLNENQLSGQIPQEIGKLSNLEVLDLSMNHLSGPIPPQLGDCFKLQYLKLSKNVFNGSIPFQIGNLVYLQDLLDLSHNSLNGQISPQFTKLIRLEKLNLSHNMLSGSIPPSFEGMFSLQSIDFSFNALEGPLPNSKSFQKAPAKAFINNKGLCGEVQGLRLCNASSINRSDVMKGHRVVILIILPVSVAFFLLFVIIGISYIYYQRRRNIKKGVLERSSGNPFSIWNYDGIAVFEDIVEATEGFDDKYCIGIGGYGKVYKANLPMGQVVAVKKLHPLEGGDQSDQRSFRNEIQALTEIRHRNIVKLYGFCCHFRCSFLVYEYMERGSLASILSNDEGAAQLDWTLRVKIIKGVAYALSYMHHDCTLPIVHRDLSSNNVLLNSELEASVSDFGTARLLIPDSSNWTTLAGTCGYIAPELAYTMRVTEKCDVYSFGVVALEVMIGRHPGQLISSLSSPNRDDPLVKDMLDQRLSNPTAEVAHEVIFAVSMALACIRPDPNSRPTMHHVAQELSVGGPSFSLEPFHALSFRQLMDLKV, from the exons ATGGACATCAGTGACAACATGTTGTTTGGTGAACTCTCACCAAATTGGGGAGAATGCCAAAATTTGACAAAGCTACAATTATCCGGGAACATGATTACCGGTAGAATTCCTCCTGAGATAGGGCAGTTGACTCAGCTAAGTGTGCTTGGTCTTTCTTCAAACCATCTGGTGGGCGAGATTCCAAAGGAATTTGGGAGGCTGACTTCTTTGTTCAACTTAACTTTAAATGAAAACCAGCTTTCTGGTCAGATACCCCAAGAGATTGGAAAACTATCCAATTTGGAGGTTCTTGACTTGTCAATGAATCACCTAAGTGGTCCAATACCACCTCAATTAGGTGATTGCTTCAAACTCCAATATCTGAAATTGAgcaaaaatgtttttaatggaaGCATTCCTTTTCAGATCGGTAACCTAGTATACCTACAGGATTTACTAGATctaagtcataactccctcaatggACAGATATCACCACAATTCACGAAATTGATTCGGCTGGAAAAGTTAAACCTCTCCCACAACATGCTGTCAGGCTCCATTCCACCTTCTTTTGAAGGGATGTTCAGTTTGcaatccattgatttttcatTCAATGCTTTGGAAGGTCCTCTTCCCAACAGCAAAAGCTTTCAGAAGGCTCCTGCAAAGGCATTCATAAATAATAAAGGCTTATGTGGTGAAGTGCAAGGTTTGCGACTTTGCAATGCCTCTTCAATCAATCGTAGTGATGTGATGAAAGGTCACAGAGTTGTGATCCTCATTATTCTTCCTGTCTCAGTGGCcttctttcttttatttgtaaTCATTGGCATTTCTTACATTTATtatcaaagaagaagaaatataaagaaaGGGGTTCTTGAGAGAAGCAGCGGAaatccattttcaatatggaattatgatgggaTTGCTGTGTTTGAAGACATCGTGGAGGCAACAGAGGGTTTTGACGACAAATACTGCATTGGAATTGGAGGGTATGGAAAAGTTTACAAAGCAAATCTACCAATGGGTCAGGTagtagctgtgaagaaacttCACCCACTCGAAGGAGGGGATCAATCTGATCAAAGAAGctttagaaatgagatacaagcaTTAACCGAAATCCGCCATCGCAACATAGTGAAGCTTTATGGCTTTTGTTGCCATTTCCGATGCTCATTTCTCGTTTACGAGTACATGGAAAGGGGAAGCTTGGCAAGTATCCTAAGCAATGATGAAGGAGCTGCACAATTGGACTGGACTCTAAGGGTGAAGATTATTAAAGGTGTGGCCTATGCTTTATCTTACATGCACCATGATTGCACCCTACCAATTGTCCATCGAGACCTATCAAGCAACAATGTTCTGCTGAATTCAGAACTTGAGGCTAGTGTTTCTGATTTTGGCACTGCACGATTGCTGATCCCTGATTCGTCCAATTGGACTACGCTTGCAGGCACTTGTGGATACATCGCTCCAG AGCTTGCCTATACAATGAGGGTGACTGAGAAATGCGACGTCTATAGCTTTGGTGTTGTGGCACTTGAAGTGATGATTGGAAGGCATCCTGGGCAACTCATCTCCTCCTTGTCATCACCAAATAGAGATGATCCACTGGTAAAGGATATGTTGGACCAACGTCTCTCCAATCCGACGGCGGAGGTTGCACACGAAGTCATATTTGCAGTGTCCATGGCGCTCGCATGCATTCGGCCGGATCCTAACTCTCGGCCAACCATGCACCATGTGGCCCAGGAGCTATCTGTTGGTGGGCCTTCTTTCTCTCTAGAGCCATTTCATGCACTTTCATTTCGTCAACTGATGGATCTAAAGGTATAA